The Gymnodinialimonas sp. 57CJ19 genome includes a window with the following:
- a CDS encoding PLD nuclease N-terminal domain-containing protein, with protein sequence MEYGILGLIVLIANIYAIFKTWTSAASTLAKVIWTVVILVLPVLGFIAWLVAGPKGGNSINV encoded by the coding sequence ATGGAATATGGCATTCTCGGCCTCATCGTACTGATCGCCAACATCTACGCGATTTTCAAAACCTGGACCTCCGCGGCCTCTACTTTGGCCAAGGTCATCTGGACTGTCGTTATTCTGGTCCTGCCGGTCTTGGGCTTCATCGCTTGGCTGGTTGCTGGTCCAAAGGGCGGCAACTCGATCAACGTATAA
- the dacB gene encoding D-alanyl-D-alanine carboxypeptidase/D-alanyl-D-alanine-endopeptidase, protein MLRTIPEAAEIVQAAGLSGRIGFAVADAATGEMLEVMNPLFPLPPASVAKTISSAYALDRLGPNYRFRTRLVSDGVVADGRLDGDLWLVGSGDPLFDTDALATMAENLVNLGVREVTGRFRVATGALPEIWQIDPGQLPHVGYNPAISALNLNFNRVHFEWERVGEDYTISMDARSASLRPAVQVARMRVEERTSPVYTYSDAASHDAWTVARGALGNAGSRWLPVRRPAAYMSEVFQTLMDDHGVRLETPEYVLHAPEEALVLVEHVSDPLDEILRGMMRWSTNLTAEVVGLMATQAAGERVASLPESGAAMTAWMEEALGARNARFVDHSGLGVDSRLRPQDMTHALISAGPDGPLRGLMKDIPMRDGDGNVIQEHPVDVVGKTGTLSFVSTLTGFARAPSGRDLAFTIFSADLDRRDAIPEDQRERPAGSRAYNGAAKRMQQALIERWGTVYA, encoded by the coding sequence TTGCTCCGCACCATCCCCGAGGCCGCCGAGATCGTCCAGGCCGCCGGCCTGAGCGGGCGCATCGGTTTTGCCGTGGCAGACGCTGCCACCGGAGAGATGTTGGAGGTGATGAACCCACTCTTTCCGCTGCCCCCCGCCTCGGTCGCCAAGACCATTAGCAGCGCCTATGCCCTGGACCGGTTGGGCCCAAATTACCGCTTCCGCACCCGGCTTGTCTCGGACGGCGTTGTGGCCGACGGGCGGCTGGACGGAGACCTGTGGTTGGTCGGCTCTGGCGACCCGCTGTTTGACACCGATGCGCTGGCCACGATGGCCGAAAACTTGGTCAATCTGGGGGTCCGAGAGGTCACCGGAAGGTTCCGGGTGGCAACTGGCGCTCTTCCCGAGATATGGCAGATTGATCCCGGCCAGCTACCTCATGTGGGGTATAACCCGGCGATCTCTGCCCTGAACCTCAATTTCAACCGGGTCCATTTTGAATGGGAACGGGTGGGCGAGGATTACACCATCTCGATGGACGCAAGGTCCGCCTCCCTGCGCCCCGCCGTGCAGGTCGCCCGCATGCGGGTGGAGGAGCGCACGTCGCCGGTCTACACCTACTCGGACGCCGCCAGCCACGACGCCTGGACCGTGGCCCGAGGCGCACTTGGCAATGCCGGATCAAGATGGCTGCCCGTGCGCCGCCCCGCCGCTTATATGTCCGAAGTGTTCCAAACCCTGATGGACGATCACGGGGTCCGCCTTGAGACACCGGAATACGTCTTGCACGCCCCGGAGGAGGCACTGGTTCTGGTCGAGCATGTGTCAGACCCGCTCGATGAAATCCTGCGCGGGATGATGCGGTGGTCCACCAATCTGACAGCAGAGGTTGTGGGGCTGATGGCGACCCAGGCGGCAGGCGAAAGGGTGGCGAGCCTCCCCGAATCGGGGGCCGCGATGACCGCATGGATGGAAGAGGCCCTGGGCGCGAGAAATGCGCGGTTCGTCGATCATTCGGGGCTTGGCGTCGATAGCCGGTTGCGTCCGCAAGACATGACCCACGCGTTGATCTCAGCCGGTCCCGACGGTCCGTTGCGGGGGTTGATGAAAGACATCCCCATGCGCGACGGCGACGGCAACGTTATTCAGGAGCACCCGGTTGATGTGGTGGGCAAAACCGGCACGCTCAGCTTTGTCTCAACCCTGACAGGGTTTGCCCGCGCACCGTCGGGGAGAGACCTGGCGTTCACCATTTTCAGCGCCGATCTGGACCGCCGCGATGCGATTCCCGAGGATCAACGCGAACGCCCTGCCGGGTCACGCGCCTACAACGGCGCGGCCAAACGGATGCAGCAAGCGCTGATCGAACGCTGGGGCACCGTCTACGCCTGA
- a CDS encoding DMT family transporter, which yields MDKNTLRALPLMLLAMALIPAGDTAGKLLSAGVGTGGVPVAPIFIAWSRFAIGALMIAPFVAHLVEPRLFTDWRVWLRGFLVAGGITSILTALSTEPIANVFGAFFVGPIVSWLLSVWLLREPFSAPRFGLICLGFVGVILVVKPGFGMTPGMGFAVLAGLFYGCYLVMSRWMANIARPRALLFSQLVIGALILSVPGIWAMPSITAPVVGLTLISAACSMLGNLLLIIAYRRAEASRMAPFVYSQLIWATLLGALVFDALPDGLALAGIVLVLASGFASLAVRERPAA from the coding sequence ATGGACAAGAACACGCTTCGCGCACTGCCCCTTATGTTGCTTGCTATGGCGCTGATCCCCGCGGGGGATACGGCGGGCAAACTTCTGTCTGCGGGCGTCGGCACAGGCGGCGTCCCGGTCGCGCCGATCTTCATCGCCTGGAGCCGTTTTGCCATCGGGGCGCTGATGATCGCGCCCTTCGTCGCCCATCTCGTCGAGCCGCGTCTTTTTACTGATTGGCGCGTGTGGCTACGAGGCTTTCTGGTGGCGGGGGGCATTACCTCGATCCTGACGGCGCTCTCGACAGAGCCGATTGCGAACGTATTCGGTGCCTTCTTTGTCGGGCCCATCGTGTCTTGGCTCCTGTCCGTGTGGCTGCTGCGCGAACCGTTTTCGGCCCCGCGCTTCGGCCTGATCTGCCTCGGGTTTGTTGGCGTGATCCTGGTGGTCAAACCGGGCTTTGGCATGACGCCGGGCATGGGTTTTGCGGTGCTGGCGGGGCTATTTTATGGCTGCTACCTGGTGATGAGCCGCTGGATGGCCAACATTGCGCGGCCTCGGGCCTTGTTGTTCTCGCAATTGGTGATCGGGGCGCTGATCCTGTCGGTGCCGGGGATCTGGGCCATGCCGTCCATCACTGCGCCCGTGGTGGGGTTAACCTTGATATCCGCGGCCTGTTCCATGCTTGGCAACCTGCTTCTGATCATTGCTTACCGCCGGGCCGAAGCCAGCCGCATGGCACCTTTCGTCTATTCGCAACTGATCTGGGCGACGTTGCTGGGCGCGTTGGTGTTTGATGCCTTGCCCGATGGCTTGGCCCTTGCGGGGATCGTTCTGGTGTTGGCGTCTGGCTTTGCGTCCCTTGCCGTGCGCGAACGCCCCGCCGCTTGA
- a CDS encoding nicotinate-nucleotide adenylyltransferase: protein MRHDLPYAQPGQTIGLFGGSFDPPHKGHVHVSREALKRFGLDRVWWLVSPGNPLKARGPAPLPRRMAAARDLVTHPRVEVTDIEAKLGTRYTAETLKELCRLYPGVRFVWLMGADNLAQFHRWQQWEWIMGNVPVGVLARPGDRISARTSVAAQRFRSAKLPASAARLLGQSDAPAWCFLNVPMLDVSSSAIRAKGGWK from the coding sequence GTGCGCCACGACTTGCCATATGCTCAACCCGGCCAGACCATCGGCCTGTTTGGAGGGTCCTTCGACCCGCCCCACAAAGGCCATGTGCATGTCTCGCGCGAGGCGCTGAAACGCTTTGGTCTGGATCGCGTGTGGTGGCTGGTTTCCCCCGGAAACCCGCTAAAGGCCCGCGGCCCCGCCCCCCTGCCCCGCCGCATGGCCGCCGCAAGGGATTTGGTCACACACCCAAGGGTGGAGGTGACTGATATCGAAGCGAAACTTGGCACGAGATACACGGCCGAAACCCTGAAAGAGCTGTGCCGCTTGTACCCGGGCGTCCGGTTCGTCTGGTTGATGGGCGCTGATAATCTGGCGCAATTCCATCGCTGGCAGCAGTGGGAGTGGATTATGGGCAACGTGCCCGTGGGTGTTCTGGCCCGCCCCGGCGACAGGATAAGCGCAAGGACCTCCGTGGCCGCCCAAAGGTTCCGAAGCGCGAAGCTACCCGCCAGCGCGGCCCGCCTGTTGGGGCAATCCGATGCGCCGGCCTGGTGTTTCCTGAATGTGCCAATGCTGGATGTCTCAAGCTCGGCCATCCGCGCAAAAGGCGGGTGGAAATAA
- a CDS encoding EAL domain-containing protein, which produces MNNITMMLVAWAVGLWPMILEPAILFAAMEVGLASLLMLTLAVLLIRMRASNTARHALQEVAQTLDDVSAQESILRAVAQHASDGLVYHDMEGRILWANPAYCHTMGRSLEEILGRRPQEFCFPPDMKPAEEEIENFRFNPSGYEFNNLVRRPNMRRNGEVFWHEFNLAVVESRDGDDRVVLSSRDVTTQVNREEELKEAQSYLFHAANHDALTALKNRAALLVDIETVLRERRREDRELGLVFIDLDHFKAVNDSNGHAAGDQLLIHVADAMRETAREGDSLCRIGGDEFVMACPGVASFDELQHIADALLDRIRTPIYWADANLSCGASIGIALSNGDNVTAEDLIRSADFALYEAKKPGAPRVARYDALLHERQEVENALMEEFSEALDSDGISFVYQPIMDAQKGEIRAFEALARWQRSNGETVGPDTFLSYAARLNRMADIDFAAIRATTSLVSELQANGHEIRGAFNTSSDALAHPDFMERLEHEACQAGLDAHSLVAEVLETTFFGSDTTDSVAAARIVELRNKGFVVYLDDFGVGYAGLAHLSQLDVSGVKLDRSLISNVNHDRSARIITTSILRLCDELGVGTLAEGVETAEQAAFLVEHGCFRLQGFGIARPMDRASLIAMADARAPIIIPSEQSFAAKSA; this is translated from the coding sequence ATGAACAATATAACCATGATGCTTGTCGCTTGGGCCGTTGGGCTTTGGCCGATGATACTTGAGCCCGCGATCCTGTTCGCGGCGATGGAGGTCGGCCTTGCTTCGCTCTTGATGCTGACCCTTGCCGTGTTGTTGATCAGGATGCGAGCGTCAAACACTGCCAGACATGCGCTTCAGGAAGTGGCGCAAACCCTTGATGATGTCTCGGCGCAGGAATCGATCCTTCGGGCCGTGGCGCAACACGCCAGTGATGGTTTGGTGTACCACGATATGGAGGGCCGCATCTTGTGGGCCAACCCGGCCTATTGCCATACCATGGGCCGGAGTTTGGAAGAGATTCTGGGCCGCCGCCCGCAGGAGTTCTGTTTCCCCCCCGATATGAAACCCGCCGAGGAAGAGATTGAGAATTTCCGTTTCAATCCATCGGGGTATGAGTTCAACAACCTTGTACGGCGGCCCAATATGCGCCGCAATGGAGAGGTGTTTTGGCACGAATTCAACCTCGCCGTCGTTGAATCCCGTGACGGCGATGACCGGGTTGTCCTGTCCTCTCGCGATGTCACCACGCAGGTCAATCGCGAGGAAGAGCTGAAAGAAGCCCAATCCTATCTATTCCACGCCGCCAATCACGATGCGCTGACCGCCTTGAAAAACCGGGCGGCGCTGCTGGTCGACATCGAAACCGTGCTTCGGGAACGGCGGCGCGAAGACCGTGAACTGGGGTTGGTTTTCATCGATCTCGACCACTTCAAAGCGGTCAATGACAGCAATGGTCACGCCGCGGGCGATCAACTGCTGATCCACGTGGCCGACGCGATGCGTGAAACGGCCCGCGAAGGAGATAGCCTGTGTCGTATCGGCGGCGACGAATTCGTTATGGCCTGTCCCGGCGTCGCCAGCTTCGATGAACTACAGCACATCGCCGATGCCCTGTTGGACCGCATCAGAACGCCGATCTACTGGGCCGATGCCAACCTGTCGTGTGGGGCCTCCATCGGGATCGCACTCAGCAATGGGGATAATGTCACCGCCGAAGACCTGATCCGGTCCGCCGATTTCGCCCTTTACGAAGCGAAAAAACCCGGCGCGCCGCGCGTGGCCCGCTACGATGCCTTGTTGCACGAACGGCAAGAGGTCGAAAATGCCTTGATGGAGGAGTTTTCAGAAGCGCTCGATTCCGATGGAATCAGCTTCGTCTACCAACCCATCATGGACGCCCAGAAAGGCGAGATTCGCGCGTTTGAGGCTTTGGCCCGTTGGCAGCGAAGCAATGGCGAAACCGTTGGCCCCGACACCTTTCTCTCCTATGCCGCCCGGCTTAACCGTATGGCCGATATCGACTTCGCCGCGATCCGGGCGACCACCTCTCTGGTGTCGGAATTGCAGGCCAACGGCCATGAAATCCGCGGGGCGTTCAACACTTCTTCCGATGCCTTGGCCCATCCGGACTTCATGGAGCGTTTGGAGCATGAGGCGTGCCAGGCGGGCCTTGATGCCCACTCCCTTGTCGCCGAGGTGCTGGAAACCACCTTCTTCGGCTCGGACACCACCGATAGCGTCGCCGCCGCTCGAATTGTGGAGCTGCGCAACAAGGGTTTCGTCGTCTACCTTGATGATTTCGGGGTGGGCTATGCGGGCCTCGCCCACCTGAGCCAGTTGGACGTCAGCGGTGTGAAGTTGGACCGGTCTTTGATCTCGAATGTTAACCATGACCGCTCTGCCCGGATCATCACCACCTCCATCCTGCGCCTGTGCGATGAACTGGGCGTTGGCACCTTGGCCGAAGGGGTGGAAACCGCTGAACAGGCGGCGTTTCTGGTGGAACATGGCTGCTTCCGCCTGCAAGGCTTTGGCATTGCCCGCCCGATGGACCGGGCGTCCCTGATCGCGATGGCGGACGCCCGCGCGCCGATCATCATCCCTTCGGAACAAAGCTTCGCGGCAAAGTCCGCCTAG
- the ettA gene encoding energy-dependent translational throttle protein EttA yields MAAYQYVYHMDGVSKTYPGGKKCFENIRLSFLPGVKIGVVGVNGAGKSTLMKIMAGLDKDFTGEAWAAEGAKVGYLPQEPQLEESLSVRENVMLGVAEKKAKLDKYNELAMNYSDETAEEMAALQDEIDANNLWDLDSQIDVAMEALRCPPDDAPVETLSGGERRRVALCKLLLEAPEMLLLDEPTNHLDAETIAWLQQHLIDYKGTILIVTHDRYFLDDITSWILELDRGRGIPYEGNYSAWLEQKAKRLEQEAREDKTRQKTLERELEWIRQGAKARQAKQKARINAYEDLAGKSEREKLSRATIIIPNGERLGSKVIEIENLKKGYGDKLLIEDLSFALPPGGIVGVIGPNGAGKSTFFRMLTGQEQPDAGTLEYGDTVDLAYVDQSRDALDPNTTVWEEISGGAEIIELGDATMNSRAYCSAFNFKGGDQQKKVGQLSGGERNRVHMAKLLKSGGNVLLLDEPTNDLDVETLRALEDALTDFAGCAVVISHDRFFLDRICTHILAFEGEAHVEWFEGDFSAYEEDKKRRLGPDALEPKRLKHKKFVR; encoded by the coding sequence ATGGCCGCCTATCAATACGTGTACCATATGGACGGTGTGTCCAAGACCTACCCCGGTGGTAAAAAGTGCTTTGAAAACATTCGCCTGTCCTTCCTGCCCGGTGTGAAAATCGGTGTCGTTGGGGTGAACGGCGCGGGTAAATCCACGCTGATGAAGATCATGGCGGGGCTCGACAAGGATTTCACCGGCGAGGCTTGGGCCGCGGAAGGTGCCAAGGTCGGCTACCTGCCGCAGGAGCCGCAGCTGGAAGAAAGCCTGTCGGTGCGCGAAAACGTCATGCTTGGCGTGGCCGAGAAGAAAGCCAAGCTCGATAAATACAACGAGCTGGCGATGAACTATTCCGACGAGACGGCCGAAGAAATGGCCGCCTTGCAGGACGAGATCGATGCCAACAACCTTTGGGATCTCGACAGCCAGATCGACGTTGCGATGGAAGCGCTCCGCTGTCCGCCCGATGATGCGCCAGTGGAAACGCTCTCGGGCGGTGAACGCCGCCGCGTCGCGCTGTGCAAACTGTTGCTTGAAGCGCCTGAAATGCTGCTGCTCGATGAACCGACCAACCACCTCGATGCCGAGACGATCGCATGGCTGCAACAGCACCTGATCGACTACAAAGGCACGATCCTGATCGTCACCCACGACCGTTATTTCCTTGACGATATCACCTCGTGGATCCTCGAATTGGACCGCGGTCGCGGCATCCCTTACGAGGGCAACTATTCCGCATGGCTGGAGCAAAAAGCCAAGCGGTTGGAGCAGGAAGCCCGCGAAGACAAGACCCGCCAGAAAACGCTGGAGCGAGAGCTTGAGTGGATCCGGCAGGGTGCCAAGGCCCGCCAAGCCAAGCAGAAGGCCCGGATCAACGCCTATGAAGATCTGGCCGGAAAGTCCGAGCGCGAGAAGCTGTCGCGTGCCACGATCATCATCCCCAACGGCGAACGCCTCGGCTCCAAGGTGATCGAGATCGAGAACCTCAAGAAGGGTTACGGCGACAAGCTGCTGATCGAAGACCTTTCCTTCGCGCTGCCCCCTGGCGGCATCGTGGGTGTCATCGGCCCCAACGGCGCGGGCAAATCCACCTTCTTCCGCATGCTCACGGGCCAGGAACAGCCCGATGCGGGCACGCTGGAATATGGCGACACGGTGGACCTCGCCTACGTGGACCAGTCTCGCGACGCATTGGACCCCAACACGACCGTGTGGGAGGAAATCTCCGGCGGGGCCGAGATCATCGAGTTGGGGGACGCCACCATGAACTCCCGCGCCTATTGCTCGGCGTTCAACTTCAAGGGTGGCGACCAACAGAAGAAGGTTGGCCAGCTGTCAGGCGGTGAGCGTAACCGCGTCCACATGGCCAAGCTGTTGAAATCAGGCGGCAACGTGCTGCTCCTCGATGAGCCGACCAACGACCTCGACGTCGAGACGCTGCGAGCCCTTGAAGACGCTCTGACCGATTTCGCAGGCTGCGCCGTCGTCATCTCCCACGACCGCTTCTTCCTCGACCGCATTTGCACGCACATTTTGGCGTTCGAGGGCGAGGCCCACGTCGAATGGTTCGAGGGCGATTTCTCGGCCTATGAGGAAGACAAGAAGCGTCGTCTGGGACCAGATGCGTTGGAGCCGAAGCGGTTGAAGCACAAGAAATTTGTGCGGTGA
- a CDS encoding transposase produces MPNYKRPRLTGLPVFFTVCLQQRGSSALLDHLDILRNAVIVTKRDRPFEILAYVVMPDHMHAVWRLPNEDPNYSQRWGRIKSRFSRDARRAGLVPPWEASGGVNPALRRKGEVGIWQRRFWEHHCRDEADLERHIRYCWMNPVKHGFVEKPTDWAASSILRDIRLGRVEAKWFGLAEDGEFGEAA; encoded by the coding sequence ATGCCGAATTACAAGCGTCCTCGCCTAACTGGCCTGCCCGTCTTCTTCACCGTTTGCTTACAACAACGCGGTTCTTCCGCACTGCTCGACCATTTGGACATTCTGCGAAATGCGGTCATTGTCACCAAGCGTGATCGCCCGTTCGAGATTCTGGCTTACGTTGTAATGCCGGACCATATGCATGCGGTTTGGAGATTGCCGAATGAAGACCCGAATTATTCCCAGCGCTGGGGTCGCATCAAATCCCGGTTCTCTCGCGATGCCCGTAGGGCGGGACTTGTCCCGCCGTGGGAGGCAAGCGGCGGGGTGAACCCCGCCCTACGGCGCAAAGGCGAGGTTGGTATCTGGCAACGCCGGTTCTGGGAGCACCACTGCCGGGATGAGGCCGATTTGGAGAGGCACATCCGGTATTGCTGGATGAACCCGGTGAAACATGGGTTCGTCGAAAAGCCGACTGATTGGGCGGCATCATCGATACTCCGAGACATCCGGCTTGGACGCGTTGAGGCGAAGTGGTTCGGATTAGCAGAAGACGGTGAATTTGGTGAAGCCGCTTGA
- a CDS encoding cold-shock protein, producing MANGTVKWFNSTKGFGFIAPETGGKDVFVHISAVERSGLTGLADNQKVTYDLEAGRDGRESAVNLKTV from the coding sequence ATGGCTAATGGCACCGTGAAATGGTTTAACTCGACTAAAGGCTTCGGCTTCATCGCACCAGAAACTGGCGGCAAAGACGTGTTCGTTCACATCTCTGCTGTTGAGCGTTCCGGTCTGACTGGCCTCGCCGACAACCAAAAAGTGACTTACGACCTCGAAGCTGGCCGCGATGGCCGCGAGAGCGCCGTGAACCTGAAGACTGTCTAA
- a CDS encoding DUF4329 domain-containing protein gives MRSIKPILAATALVTAFLSTPALAQDAEELAFVRGLMESMNQLSVRFNREVCGFILQDAEGNFSSTKVSWGGEASCASLPIENGQRAVSSWHTHAAWGLGYDGEVPSIQDVEGDMRYGVNGWVSTPGGRLWYVDGTTGTMVQACGRDCVPVDPNFYPEEHGPVAETYTLDGLYQRFGRSR, from the coding sequence ATGCGTTCTATCAAACCGATTTTGGCGGCCACAGCCCTTGTCACGGCCTTCCTGAGCACGCCTGCGCTGGCGCAAGACGCGGAGGAACTGGCGTTTGTGAGGGGACTGATGGAATCCATGAACCAGCTTTCCGTACGCTTCAACCGAGAGGTTTGCGGCTTCATCTTGCAGGATGCGGAGGGGAACTTCAGCTCGACCAAAGTGTCATGGGGCGGGGAGGCCAGCTGCGCTTCATTGCCGATTGAGAACGGACAGAGGGCGGTGTCGTCATGGCATACCCACGCCGCGTGGGGGCTGGGGTATGATGGAGAGGTGCCGTCCATTCAAGATGTTGAGGGCGACATGCGTTACGGCGTGAACGGTTGGGTGAGCACGCCCGGAGGGCGGCTGTGGTATGTGGATGGAACCACGGGAACGATGGTTCAGGCCTGCGGGCGCGATTGCGTGCCGGTTGATCCGAACTTCTACCCCGAAGAGCACGGCCCCGTGGCGGAAACGTACACGTTGGACGGTTTGTACCAACGCTTTGGACGGTCCCGCTAG